The segment TAAATTGGAAATTGAAGACTTACTTAATCGAAGACTTCAGACCCTTGTTTACCGAAAAGGTCTTGCAAACACCGTCAAACAAGCACGACAATTCATCGTGCACGGTCACGTTAAGATTGAAGGAAATAAGATAACCGCGCCATCCTACATGGTTAAAGTTAAAGAAGAAGAAACAGTCATACTCGAACCACACGTTGAAGAAGAACTTAAAAAACAAGAACGCGTGGCAACAAAAACAGAGGTAGAAGATGCCAAAGCAGAAGGAAAAATCGCAAGCAACCTCGAAAAAACCGCAAACAGAGCAGAACGCACAGGAAAAACCGGAAACGCCAAAGCAGGAGCAAGCAGCAGCACCGGAAACAAAAACGCAGGAAACAGCGGAAACGAGCGAGCAAGCACCAAGCATAAAAAAGAGTAAACAAAAAGGTCGCTGGGGAATTGCACATATTTATTCCTCATACAACAACACCTTTGTTCATGTTACAGACCTGACTGGCGCGGAAACTATTGCACTCGGTTCAGGCGGGCATGCAGTAAAAGTGTCACGACTTGAAAGCTCACCTGCAACTGCAGTTAAACTCGTCA is part of the archaeon CG10_big_fil_rev_8_21_14_0_10_43_11 genome and harbors:
- the rpsK gene encoding 30S ribosomal protein S11, with product MPKQKEKSQATSKKPQTEQNAQEKPETPKQEQAAAPETKTQETAETSEQAPSIKKSKQKGRWGIAHIYSSYNNTFVHVTDLTGAETIALGSGGHAVKVSRLESSPATAVKLVKKIAEDCAEKGITGVHIRVRAPGGHNGPKYPGQGSQTAIKSLARAGLKIGVIEDVTPNPHDGCRKKGGRKRKSGK